The following are encoded together in the Micromonospora lupini genome:
- a CDS encoding NAD(P)H-quinone oxidoreductase codes for MRAITVPQPGGPDALAWAEVPDPEPRPGEVIVRVRASGVNRADLLQRQGHYPPPPGAPTYLGLECSGVIDVIGPEVTGWSVGQEVCALLAGGGYAERVAVPAGQLLPVPSGVDLVDAAALPEVACTVWSNVVGVGRLGSGDTLLVHGGGSGIGTFAIQFGAALGATVLATARTAKHPRLRELGAAHTIDYREQDFVEEVRKATDGHGADVILDIVGASYLGRNVAALATGGRLVVIGMQGGRKAELDLGALLTKRASVSATSLRARPLAEKAAVVRGVRDEVWPLVEAGVVRPVVDRRLPIAEAAQAHRLVESSDHVGKVLLTVG; via the coding sequence ATGCGAGCCATCACCGTTCCGCAGCCCGGTGGACCCGACGCGCTGGCCTGGGCCGAGGTCCCCGACCCGGAGCCCCGTCCGGGCGAGGTGATCGTCAGGGTGCGGGCCAGCGGGGTCAACCGCGCCGACCTGCTGCAACGGCAGGGGCACTATCCGCCGCCTCCGGGTGCGCCCACGTACCTCGGGTTGGAGTGCTCCGGGGTGATCGACGTGATCGGCCCGGAGGTGACCGGGTGGTCCGTCGGCCAGGAGGTCTGCGCGCTGCTGGCCGGCGGCGGGTACGCCGAGCGCGTCGCCGTGCCCGCCGGGCAGTTGCTGCCGGTGCCGTCCGGCGTCGACCTGGTCGACGCCGCGGCGCTGCCGGAGGTGGCCTGCACGGTCTGGTCGAACGTGGTGGGGGTGGGTCGGCTCGGCTCGGGTGACACGCTGCTGGTGCACGGTGGTGGCAGTGGGATCGGCACGTTCGCGATCCAGTTCGGGGCGGCTCTCGGCGCCACGGTCCTGGCGACGGCCCGCACGGCCAAGCACCCCCGCCTGCGCGAGCTGGGCGCGGCGCACACGATCGACTACCGGGAGCAGGACTTCGTCGAGGAGGTCCGCAAGGCCACCGACGGTCACGGCGCGGACGTCATCCTCGACATCGTGGGCGCGTCCTACCTGGGCCGGAACGTCGCCGCGCTGGCGACCGGCGGCCGGCTCGTGGTGATCGGGATGCAGGGTGGTCGCAAGGCCGAGCTGGATCTCGGCGCGCTGCTGACCAAGCGGGCAAGCGTCTCGGCGACGTCACTACGGGCCCGGCCGCTGGCGGAGAAGGCGGCTGTCGTCCGGGGCGTACGCGATGAGGTGTGGCCGTTGGTCGAGGCCGGCGTGGTCCGCCCGGTGGTGGACCGGCGGCTGCCGATTGCCGAGGCGGCGCAGGCGCATCGGCTTGTCGAGTCGAGCGACCACGTCGGCAAGGTGCTACTCACCGTCGGGTGA
- the soxR gene encoding redox-sensitive transcriptional activator SoxR: MQDALTIGELSVRSGVAPSALRYYERLGLIRADRTGGNQRRYARAELRRVAFIRISQQVGVSLDEIREALESLPGGRTPSPQDWERLSASWRGRLDERIRLLTKLRDDLDGCIGCGCLSLQRCTLYNPGDALAGEGPGARLMLPRQASPDGE, encoded by the coding sequence ATGCAGGACGCACTGACGATCGGCGAGCTGTCCGTCCGCTCCGGCGTCGCGCCGTCGGCGCTGCGCTACTACGAGCGGCTCGGTCTGATCCGCGCCGACCGCACCGGCGGGAACCAACGTCGCTACGCCCGCGCCGAACTGCGGCGGGTCGCCTTCATCCGGATCTCCCAGCAGGTCGGTGTCTCGCTTGACGAGATCCGCGAGGCGCTGGAATCGCTGCCCGGGGGCCGTACCCCCAGCCCGCAGGACTGGGAACGACTCTCCGCGAGCTGGCGCGGCCGGCTGGACGAGAGGATCCGGCTGCTCACCAAACTCCGCGACGACCTGGACGGCTGCATCGGCTGCGGCTGCCTGTCCCTGCAACGCTGCACCCTCTACAACCCGGGGGACGCGCTGGCCGGCGAGGGCCCCGGCGCACGCCTCATGCTGCCCCGCCAGGCGTCACCCGACGGTGAGTAG
- a CDS encoding glycosyltransferase family 2 protein: MKLSILMPVYNEEERIADALKQALAVDYPCEIELVVVDDGSRDGTGEVLGRADDARLRVITHQRNAGKGAAIKTAVDSAEGDYMVILDADLEYDPQDIPKLLDPVLDGRATVVYGNRTFGSHSAYSFWYVMGNKGVTMAANVLFNSYIGDLETCFKLMPVELYRSLEVRSRGFGMEAEVTGKLLRRKIRPYEVPISYRARGREEGKKITWKDGVEAIWILGRERARRRPAVSSAR; encoded by the coding sequence GTGAAGCTCTCGATCCTCATGCCGGTCTACAACGAGGAAGAACGCATCGCGGATGCCCTCAAGCAGGCGTTGGCGGTTGACTACCCCTGCGAGATCGAGCTGGTAGTCGTCGACGACGGCAGCCGGGACGGCACCGGCGAGGTCCTCGGTCGCGCCGACGACGCCCGCCTGCGGGTCATCACCCACCAGCGCAACGCGGGCAAGGGCGCGGCCATCAAGACGGCTGTGGACAGCGCCGAGGGCGACTACATGGTCATCCTCGACGCCGACCTGGAGTACGACCCGCAGGACATCCCCAAGCTGCTCGACCCGGTGCTCGACGGGCGGGCCACGGTGGTCTACGGCAACCGCACCTTCGGCAGCCACAGCGCCTACAGCTTCTGGTACGTGATGGGCAACAAGGGCGTCACGATGGCGGCGAACGTCCTGTTCAACTCGTACATCGGCGACCTGGAGACCTGCTTCAAGCTGATGCCAGTGGAGCTCTACCGGTCGCTTGAGGTGCGCTCGCGGGGCTTCGGCATGGAGGCCGAGGTGACCGGCAAGCTGCTGCGCCGCAAGATCCGCCCGTACGAGGTGCCGATCAGCTACCGGGCGCGGGGCCGCGAAGAGGGCAAGAAGATCACCTGGAAGGACGGCGTCGAGGCGATCTGGATCCTCGGTCGCGAGCGCGCACGCCGTCGTCCCGCGGTCTCGTCCGCGCGCTGA
- a CDS encoding phospholipid carrier-dependent glycosyltransferase has product MSAAGSLLAVLPAASVLLLTVATTPRGVDPVAPTRLAAVRAALVAGAYAVLVVEVLGALHALTRPAFVVAWLLFLLATATAVGLRWRRDTPPAEAPAATPLRVPVGAAVAAGAGPETSVPLSDRGPADGHDAAPIQTGGVRARAADTWRTASRGERLLAGVIGGLVLLELLVALLAEPNNFDSQTYHLPKVEHWVAQGDLDFWPTAIHRQVTIPPGAEYLLLHLRLLTGGDALHNLVQWAAGVLCLLVAARITAQLGGGRRAQLITAFVLASTPMVVLQATSTQTDLVCAAWVACAATLVLDGLRRRTGWGTLLALGAATGLTAVTKTSGLIAVGPLLVLWGLAQLRLALAARAPAAGRVRPVGGVVRVVGGSALILVVAALVVGPFLARVTAEFGHPLGPPRLRESIPMERHDPASVLVNALRIGHTAFDTPLAPLRSASADAIIDGADAIGVDPQDRAITFGREVFPVPAWYPDEDRVAFPIAGAVALLGALVALVRPRRIDTGQVGPLRAYAVVVLTTVLLHTAMLKWQPWGNRLLLYALVLAVPLAGLWLDALMRRQASRSTSAAPTTDRARRSVAALAVVAMLATSALAGVLALSYGFPRRLVGSGSVFTTSDWDTRFLRRPEWADEFRWAAAAVRDSGARRIGLVEQNDDWEYPWWLLLRQPDGSSPELVSLQSVLPERPPADPASVDAIVCTGSQPACAKLVPAGWRLEFRGYVGYALPPGR; this is encoded by the coding sequence ATGTCGGCTGCCGGCTCCCTGCTCGCGGTGCTTCCCGCCGCCTCGGTGCTCCTGCTCACTGTCGCGACGACGCCGCGCGGGGTCGACCCGGTGGCGCCGACACGGCTCGCCGCGGTGCGCGCGGCCCTGGTCGCCGGGGCGTACGCGGTGCTCGTCGTCGAGGTGCTCGGCGCGCTGCACGCGCTGACCCGGCCGGCGTTCGTCGTCGCCTGGCTGCTCTTCCTACTCGCCACCGCGACGGCGGTGGGCCTGCGCTGGCGCCGGGACACCCCGCCAGCCGAGGCGCCCGCCGCGACGCCACTGCGGGTGCCGGTCGGCGCGGCGGTGGCCGCCGGCGCCGGCCCGGAGACCTCCGTCCCACTCAGCGACCGCGGCCCGGCGGACGGGCACGACGCCGCGCCGATCCAGACCGGTGGGGTACGCGCCAGAGCAGCCGACACCTGGCGTACGGCGAGCCGGGGCGAGCGGCTGCTCGCCGGCGTCATCGGGGGGCTGGTGCTGCTGGAGTTGCTTGTCGCGCTGCTGGCCGAGCCGAACAACTTCGACTCGCAGACGTACCACCTGCCCAAGGTCGAGCACTGGGTGGCCCAGGGTGACCTCGACTTCTGGCCCACCGCCATCCACCGGCAGGTGACCATTCCGCCCGGCGCGGAGTACCTGCTCCTGCACCTGCGCCTGCTCACCGGCGGAGACGCGCTGCACAACCTGGTGCAGTGGGCGGCAGGGGTGCTCTGCCTGCTGGTGGCCGCGCGGATCACCGCGCAGCTCGGCGGCGGCCGACGGGCTCAGTTGATCACGGCGTTCGTGCTGGCCAGCACCCCGATGGTAGTGCTCCAGGCGACCAGCACCCAGACCGACCTGGTCTGCGCGGCGTGGGTGGCGTGCGCCGCGACACTCGTCCTGGACGGGCTGCGCCGACGGACCGGTTGGGGCACGCTGCTCGCACTCGGTGCGGCCACCGGGTTGACGGCGGTGACCAAGACCAGTGGTCTCATCGCGGTGGGCCCGCTGCTGGTGCTCTGGGGCCTGGCCCAGCTCCGGCTGGCCCTGGCCGCCCGGGCACCGGCCGCCGGTCGGGTGCGGCCGGTCGGCGGGGTGGTCCGCGTCGTCGGCGGCTCGGCGCTGATCCTGGTGGTGGCGGCGCTCGTGGTCGGCCCGTTCCTGGCCCGGGTGACAGCCGAGTTCGGGCATCCGCTGGGCCCGCCGCGGCTGCGGGAGTCGATTCCGATGGAGCGGCACGACCCGGCGTCGGTACTTGTCAACGCGCTGCGGATCGGGCACACGGCGTTCGACACGCCACTGGCGCCGCTGCGCAGCGCCAGCGCGGACGCGATAATCGACGGCGCGGACGCGATAGGCGTCGACCCCCAGGACCGGGCGATCACGTTCGGTCGGGAGGTCTTTCCGGTGCCCGCCTGGTACCCGGACGAGGACCGGGTGGCCTTCCCGATCGCCGGGGCGGTGGCGTTGCTCGGCGCGCTTGTCGCGCTCGTCCGCCCCCGCCGGATCGACACCGGTCAGGTGGGGCCGCTGCGGGCGTACGCCGTGGTGGTGCTGACCACAGTGCTGCTGCACACGGCGATGCTCAAGTGGCAGCCGTGGGGCAACCGACTGCTGCTCTACGCCCTGGTTCTCGCCGTGCCGCTCGCGGGGCTGTGGCTGGACGCGCTAATGCGCCGTCAGGCCAGCCGCTCGACCAGCGCCGCCCCGACGACTGATCGTGCCCGGCGGTCGGTGGCCGCTCTGGCGGTGGTCGCCATGTTGGCCACCTCCGCGCTGGCCGGGGTGCTGGCGCTGTCGTACGGCTTCCCGCGCCGGCTCGTCGGCTCCGGCTCGGTGTTCACCACCTCGGACTGGGACACCCGGTTCCTACGCCGGCCGGAGTGGGCCGACGAGTTCCGCTGGGCCGCGGCGGCGGTGCGCGACAGTGGCGCCCGGCGGATCGGGCTGGTGGAGCAGAACGACGACTGGGAGTACCCGTGGTGGCTGCTGCTGCGCCAGCCGGACGGCAGCTCGCCGGAGCTGGTGTCCTTGCAGTCGGTCCTGCCGGAACGGCCGCCGGCCGACCCGGCCTCGGTGGACGCGATCGTCTGCACGGGCAGTCAGCCGGCCTGCGCCAAGCTGGTTCCGGCCGGCTGGCGGTTGGAGTTCCGCGGCTACGTGGGCTACGCCCTGCCGCCCGGCCGCTGA
- a CDS encoding sensor histidine kinase: MPEQPVRAESPTMALPVIGVRPPVVPRRRRLGRTLTARAVLVTCAVALVSVLVTAIVAVPLAIRGAERRDQQALAAQARLAAEVLRTRLDRGRTADEERLIQQLRDQGIDAYLIRRGTVDRSGLPTRVVQRIGQGRNVSARRPVNGHRALVEGRALPGGNGVVLSRASSNGLWAQVLLSLWLPLLAGLAAGVVAGLLLARRLARPIRVAATAAARLRAGDRAVRVPVEPPDEVADLAEALNGLAAALTTSEGRQREFLLSVSHELRTPLTAIRGYAEALADGVIDTDGTADAGRTMLVEAQHLDRLIGDLLALARLEAADFPLEPVPVDLTRLAADAEPTWSGRCAAVGVSFRVETPGQPVSAYTDPGRIRQVVDGLLENALRVVPPGAPVVLAVRPVGADPAAGGVLEVRDGGPGFTDDDLAVAFERGALHERYRGVRKVGSGLGLALAAGLVRRLGGEIVAGHAPEGGAAFTVRLPGDPYRIRTSA; the protein is encoded by the coding sequence ATGCCTGAGCAGCCCGTACGCGCCGAGTCGCCGACCATGGCGTTGCCGGTGATCGGCGTCCGCCCGCCGGTCGTACCGCGGCGCCGTCGGCTCGGCCGGACGCTCACCGCCCGCGCGGTGCTTGTCACCTGCGCGGTGGCACTGGTGTCGGTGCTCGTCACGGCCATCGTCGCGGTGCCACTGGCGATCCGTGGCGCGGAGCGACGCGATCAGCAGGCCCTCGCCGCACAGGCCCGACTCGCCGCCGAGGTGCTGCGCACTCGACTTGACCGGGGTCGCACCGCAGACGAGGAGCGGCTCATCCAGCAACTGCGCGACCAGGGCATCGACGCGTACCTGATCCGGCGCGGAACCGTCGACCGGTCCGGCCTACCGACCCGCGTGGTGCAGCGGATCGGGCAGGGCCGCAACGTGTCGGCCCGCCGCCCGGTCAACGGTCACCGCGCCCTGGTGGAGGGCCGGGCGCTGCCCGGCGGCAACGGGGTGGTGCTGTCCCGCGCCTCGTCGAACGGGTTGTGGGCGCAGGTGCTGCTCAGCCTCTGGTTGCCGCTGCTGGCCGGGTTGGCCGCCGGCGTGGTGGCCGGCCTCCTGCTGGCCCGCCGCCTGGCCCGACCGATCCGCGTCGCGGCCACCGCCGCCGCCCGACTGCGGGCCGGGGACCGCGCCGTCCGGGTGCCTGTCGAACCGCCGGACGAGGTCGCCGACCTGGCCGAGGCGCTGAACGGGTTGGCCGCCGCGCTGACCACGAGCGAGGGCCGGCAGCGCGAGTTCCTGCTCTCCGTCTCGCACGAGCTGCGGACCCCGCTGACCGCCATCCGGGGGTACGCCGAGGCGCTCGCCGACGGCGTCATCGACACCGACGGCACCGCCGACGCCGGCCGGACCATGCTGGTCGAGGCCCAGCACCTCGACCGGCTGATCGGCGATCTGCTGGCGCTGGCCCGGCTGGAGGCCGCCGACTTCCCGCTGGAACCGGTGCCCGTCGACCTGACCCGCCTGGCCGCCGACGCCGAACCGACCTGGTCGGGTCGGTGCGCCGCGGTGGGAGTGTCGTTCCGCGTGGAGACGCCAGGTCAGCCGGTGTCCGCGTACACCGATCCGGGTCGCATCCGGCAGGTGGTGGACGGGCTGCTGGAGAACGCGCTGCGGGTCGTACCCCCGGGGGCGCCCGTGGTGCTCGCGGTCCGGCCGGTCGGTGCGGACCCGGCGGCCGGCGGCGTGCTGGAGGTCCGCGACGGCGGACCCGGCTTCACCGACGACGACCTGGCGGTGGCGTTCGAGCGGGGAGCGCTGCACGAGCGCTACCGGGGGGTGCGCAAGGTGGGCAGCGGGCTGGGGCTGGCACTCGCCGCCGGGCTGGTCCGCCGGCTGGGCGGGGAGATCGTCGCGGGTCACGCGCCCGAGGGCGGGGCCGCCTTCACGGTCCGGCTGCCCGGTGATCCTTACCGGATCCGTACATCGGCCTGA
- a CDS encoding response regulator transcription factor, with product MTVEPPHRGLVLVVEDEPAIADLVRLYLTRDGFGVHLERDGEAGLSAARRLRPVACVLDIALPGLPGTEICRRLREAGDWTPVIFLTARDDEVDRIVGLELGADDYVTKPFSPRELVARVRAVLRRTAGGPEGAERQRVVGPVTLDPARRTVTAAGVPVQLTSTEFDLLAHLMARPGRVFTREELLAGVWGYAAHAGTRTVDVHVAQVRAKLGPASVIRTHRGVGYAVDA from the coding sequence GTGACAGTCGAACCGCCGCACCGCGGGCTCGTCCTCGTGGTCGAGGACGAGCCGGCCATCGCCGACCTGGTCCGGCTCTACCTCACCCGCGACGGGTTCGGCGTACACCTGGAACGCGACGGCGAGGCCGGCCTGAGCGCCGCCCGCCGGCTGCGCCCGGTCGCCTGCGTCCTCGACATCGCCCTGCCCGGCCTCCCCGGCACCGAGATCTGCCGCCGGTTGCGCGAGGCCGGTGACTGGACGCCAGTCATCTTCCTCACCGCCCGCGACGACGAGGTGGACCGGATCGTCGGCCTGGAGCTGGGCGCCGACGACTACGTCACGAAGCCGTTCAGTCCGCGCGAGTTGGTCGCCCGGGTACGCGCGGTGCTGCGCCGCACCGCCGGGGGCCCCGAGGGCGCGGAACGACAGCGCGTCGTCGGCCCGGTGACCCTCGACCCGGCCCGGCGGACGGTCACCGCTGCCGGCGTACCGGTGCAGCTCACCTCCACGGAGTTCGACCTGCTGGCACACCTGATGGCCCGCCCCGGCCGCGTCTTCACCCGGGAGGAGCTGCTGGCCGGCGTCTGGGGCTACGCCGCGCACGCCGGAACCCGCACTGTGGACGTGCACGTCGCCCAGGTGCGGGCGAAGCTCGGCCCGGCCAGCGTCATCCGCACCCACCGGGGCGTGGGGTACGCGGTCGATGCCTGA
- a CDS encoding phosphotransferase, with translation MTTIAGERAPDWSSDEWQQEARSWVDERLGNAGRLVTGPVEPRVRPWSLVWRVPTDAGPVWFKANNRGTAHEAVLIATLAGLAPERVLTPIAVDRERGWSLLPDGGESLRDVLGRDPDLTHWERALPGYAALQLATAPRADELVALGVPDHRPEVLAGLLAELLDDRDSLRVGAEGGLSVATYERLRAELPAYARRCRRLADIGIPATVQHDDLHDGNVFAGPAGYRYFDWGDASVAHPFGTLLVTLRAVRYATEASAGDASLVRLRDCYLEAWTDSHDRRTLVEAADLAMNLGAVSRSLSWRRALDTADPARAEYAEAVPGWLAELFAATPLQPDR, from the coding sequence GTGACGACGATCGCCGGCGAGCGCGCCCCCGACTGGTCCAGCGACGAGTGGCAGCAGGAGGCCCGATCCTGGGTCGACGAGCGACTCGGCAACGCCGGTCGCCTGGTCACCGGGCCGGTGGAGCCCCGCGTCCGGCCGTGGTCGCTGGTCTGGCGGGTGCCGACCGACGCCGGGCCAGTCTGGTTCAAGGCCAACAACCGGGGTACGGCGCACGAGGCGGTCCTGATCGCGACGCTGGCCGGGCTGGCGCCCGAGCGGGTGCTGACCCCGATCGCCGTGGACCGGGAGCGGGGCTGGTCGCTGCTTCCCGACGGCGGCGAGTCGCTGCGTGACGTGCTGGGCCGCGACCCCGACCTGACGCACTGGGAGCGGGCGCTGCCCGGGTACGCGGCACTCCAACTCGCCACCGCGCCGCGCGCCGACGAACTGGTCGCCCTCGGTGTACCGGACCACCGCCCGGAGGTGCTGGCGGGGCTGCTCGCCGAGCTGCTCGACGATCGCGACTCGCTGCGCGTCGGCGCGGAGGGCGGGCTCTCCGTCGCGACGTACGAGCGGCTGCGGGCGGAGCTTCCGGCGTACGCGCGGCGGTGTCGCCGGCTCGCGGACATCGGCATTCCGGCGACCGTGCAGCACGACGACCTGCATGACGGCAACGTCTTCGCCGGCCCGGCCGGGTACCGCTACTTCGACTGGGGCGACGCCTCGGTGGCCCACCCGTTCGGCACGCTGCTGGTGACCCTGCGCGCCGTCCGGTACGCCACCGAGGCGTCGGCCGGCGATGCCAGCCTGGTCCGGCTGCGCGACTGCTACCTGGAGGCGTGGACCGACAGCCATGACCGCCGGACCCTCGTCGAGGCCGCCGACCTGGCCATGAACCTGGGCGCGGTGAGCCGGTCGCTCTCCTGGCGGCGGGCCCTGGACACGGCCGACCCGGCCCGCGCGGAGTACGCCGAGGCGGTACCCGGGTGGCTCGCCGAGCTGTTCGCCGCCACCCCTCTTCAGCCCGACCGCTGA
- a CDS encoding thiolase family protein, with translation MSDAVIVGAVRTPVGRRRGSLAGVHPVDLSAHVLRALAERTGLDPAQVDDVFWGCVSQVGEQSWNIARNGVLAAGWPETVPGTTLDRQCGSSQQALHFAAATVLSGQADLVVAGGVESMTRVPMGSSVAGGMPFSDQLRARYRGVEGFADDAPLPFNQGVGAELIARRWRLSRTQLDEFALASHEKAAAAQDAGAFDPELTAVPLADGGKFTADEGIRRDTSLDKLGELATPFRTDGVVTAGSASQISDGAAALAVTTSEWASRHGLRPLARIHTAVVAADDPVTMLTAPIPATAKALRRAGLGIEEIGVYEVNEAFAPVPLAWLAETEADPERLNPRGGAIALGHPLGGSGARIMTTMLQHMRDNGLRYGLQTMCEGGGMANATIVELV, from the coding sequence ATGAGTGACGCGGTCATCGTCGGCGCGGTGCGTACCCCGGTGGGGCGGCGTAGGGGCAGCCTCGCCGGTGTCCACCCGGTCGACCTGTCGGCCCATGTGCTGCGCGCCCTCGCCGAGCGCACCGGCCTGGACCCGGCGCAGGTCGACGACGTCTTCTGGGGCTGCGTGTCCCAGGTCGGCGAGCAATCGTGGAACATCGCCCGCAACGGCGTGCTCGCCGCCGGCTGGCCCGAGACGGTGCCCGGCACCACGCTGGACCGGCAGTGCGGCTCCAGCCAGCAGGCCCTGCACTTCGCCGCCGCGACAGTCCTCTCCGGCCAGGCCGACCTGGTGGTCGCCGGCGGGGTGGAGTCGATGACCCGGGTGCCGATGGGTTCGAGTGTGGCGGGCGGTATGCCGTTCAGCGACCAGCTCCGCGCCCGCTACCGGGGTGTCGAGGGCTTCGCCGACGACGCGCCGCTGCCGTTCAACCAGGGCGTCGGGGCCGAGCTGATCGCCCGCCGGTGGCGTCTCTCGCGTACGCAGCTCGACGAGTTCGCGCTCGCCAGCCACGAGAAGGCCGCCGCCGCGCAGGACGCCGGGGCGTTCGACCCGGAACTGACGGCGGTGCCGCTCGCCGACGGCGGCAAGTTCACTGCCGACGAGGGCATCCGCCGGGACACCTCGCTGGACAAGCTCGGCGAACTGGCCACCCCGTTCCGCACCGACGGCGTCGTCACCGCCGGGTCCGCGTCCCAGATCTCCGACGGCGCCGCGGCGCTCGCGGTGACCACGTCCGAGTGGGCCAGCCGGCACGGCCTGCGCCCGCTGGCGCGCATCCACACCGCCGTGGTCGCTGCCGACGACCCGGTCACGATGCTCACCGCGCCCATTCCGGCCACCGCGAAGGCGCTGCGCCGCGCGGGGCTGGGCATCGAGGAGATCGGGGTGTACGAGGTCAACGAGGCGTTCGCCCCGGTGCCGCTGGCCTGGCTGGCGGAGACCGAGGCGGACCCGGAGCGGCTCAACCCGCGCGGTGGCGCGATCGCCCTCGGGCACCCGCTCGGGGGCTCCGGTGCCCGGATCATGACCACGATGCTGCAGCACATGCGGGACAACGGGCTCCGCTACGGCCTCCAGACGATGTGCGAGGGCGGCGGCATGGCCAACGCCACGATCGTCGAGCTGGTCTGA
- a CDS encoding PH domain-containing protein has product MNEISSGRQWRVSANLPVAKLAGAVLLVALGLLFADGDAVRLVLAVLAAAILAGWAVRDLVAPVRLAADPTGLTVIHGFAGRRKLPWPTVEAISVDRRQRLGLTSEVLEIDAGESLHLFGRYDLGATPEEVAAELRAARRYS; this is encoded by the coding sequence GTGAACGAGATCTCCTCGGGGCGGCAGTGGCGGGTGTCGGCGAACCTGCCGGTGGCGAAGCTGGCCGGCGCGGTCCTGCTTGTCGCCCTCGGCCTGCTCTTCGCCGACGGTGACGCGGTCCGGCTGGTGCTTGCCGTTCTGGCCGCCGCCATCCTGGCCGGCTGGGCGGTACGCGACCTGGTCGCACCGGTCCGACTGGCTGCGGACCCGACCGGACTCACGGTCATCCACGGCTTCGCCGGCAGGCGGAAGCTGCCCTGGCCGACGGTCGAGGCGATAAGCGTGGACCGTCGGCAGCGGCTGGGGCTGACGTCTGAGGTCCTGGAGATCGACGCGGGCGAGTCGCTGCACCTCTTCGGCCGGTACGACCTGGGCGCCACCCCGGAGGAGGTGGCCGCCGAGCTGCGCGCCGCCCGCCGATACTCCTGA
- a CDS encoding rhomboid family intramembrane serine protease, translating to MSESPPTTPVCYRHPGRETYIRCTRCDRPICPECMREASVGHQCPECVNEGRRTVRPARTAFGGGTAGRHGYVTKGIIALNVLVMLLSIASDRGGDAAVGGSGFGGLMGGGTPLTNWGSVLGLAVFPDGTLGGIAEGQWYRLVTAMFLHYGVIHLLLNMWALWVLGRSLEANLGPLRFGALYLVAGLGGNVAAYLFSAQNSATAGASTAVFGLFAALIIIERKLGRDISQVIPILVINLVFTLTVPGISIPGHLGGLVVGAAMSLVLAYAPRGRRTLVQAVGAAIILLILLGLVLFRTAQLLG from the coding sequence GTGAGCGAGTCCCCGCCGACCACCCCGGTCTGCTACCGGCACCCTGGTCGGGAGACCTACATCCGGTGCACCCGCTGCGACAGGCCGATCTGCCCGGAGTGCATGCGGGAGGCGTCCGTCGGGCACCAGTGCCCGGAGTGCGTCAACGAGGGACGTCGCACCGTCCGGCCGGCACGTACCGCCTTCGGTGGTGGTACGGCCGGCCGGCACGGCTACGTCACGAAGGGCATCATCGCCCTGAACGTGCTGGTCATGCTGCTGTCCATCGCCTCCGACCGAGGTGGGGACGCGGCCGTGGGCGGTTCCGGCTTCGGCGGGCTGATGGGCGGCGGCACCCCGCTCACCAACTGGGGTTCGGTGCTCGGGTTGGCGGTCTTTCCCGACGGCACGCTCGGCGGCATCGCCGAGGGCCAGTGGTATCGGCTGGTCACCGCGATGTTCCTGCACTACGGCGTGATCCACCTGCTGCTCAACATGTGGGCGCTGTGGGTGCTGGGTAGGTCGCTGGAGGCCAACCTCGGGCCGCTGCGCTTCGGCGCGCTCTATCTGGTCGCGGGCCTCGGCGGCAACGTGGCCGCCTACCTCTTCAGCGCCCAGAACTCGGCGACGGCCGGCGCCTCCACTGCCGTCTTCGGCCTCTTCGCCGCGCTGATCATCATCGAGCGGAAACTTGGCCGGGACATCTCCCAGGTGATCCCCATCCTGGTGATCAACCTGGTGTTCACGTTGACCGTGCCGGGCATCTCCATCCCCGGGCACCTCGGCGGCCTGGTGGTCGGCGCGGCGATGTCCCTGGTGCTCGCGTACGCGCCACGTGGTCGGCGCACGCTTGTGCAGGCCGTGGGCGCCGCCATCATCCTGCTGATCCTTCTCGGCCTGGTGCTCTTCCGAACGGCCCAACTGCTGGGCTGA
- a CDS encoding peptidylprolyl isomerase, whose product MAEAVYATLHTNAGPIRLELFPNHAPKTVRNFIDLAEGNREYTDPRTGQPGSGPYYDGTISHRVISGFMVQMGDPTGTGRGGPGYKFADEFHPELRFDRPYLLAMANAGPGTNGSQFFITVSPTPHLNNRHTIFGQIADEESVKVVDSIANTPTGPSDRPLQDVVIERVEIERSAA is encoded by the coding sequence GTGGCCGAGGCTGTCTACGCCACCCTGCACACCAACGCTGGCCCGATCCGGCTGGAGCTCTTCCCGAACCACGCTCCGAAGACGGTCCGCAACTTCATCGACCTGGCCGAGGGCAACCGGGAGTACACCGACCCGCGCACCGGCCAGCCGGGCAGCGGGCCGTACTACGACGGCACCATCTCGCACCGCGTGATCAGCGGTTTCATGGTCCAGATGGGCGACCCGACCGGTACCGGCCGGGGCGGGCCGGGCTACAAGTTCGCCGACGAGTTCCACCCGGAGCTGCGCTTCGATCGGCCGTACCTGCTGGCGATGGCGAACGCCGGACCGGGCACCAACGGTTCGCAGTTCTTCATCACCGTGTCCCCGACGCCGCACCTCAACAACCGGCACACCATCTTCGGCCAGATCGCCGACGAGGAGTCGGTGAAGGTCGTCGACTCGATCGCGAACACCCCGACCGGCCCGAGCGACCGTCCGTTGCAGGACGTCGTCATCGAGCGGGTCGAGATCGAGCGGTCTGCCGCCTGA